GACATACAGCGAAGGTCCTAGCAGCATGCAGGGACCAGGTGGAGACCCAGACAACGGCGGCATGCAGAGACCAGACAGCACAGACAACGGTGGCATGCAGAGACCAGACAGCACAGGCAACGGCGGCATGCAGAGACCAGACAGCACAGGCGACGGTTCAGGCGCTGGAAATTCACAGAACTCAGATAAGAGACAGAACGGTGGGCAAGATAACAGCACTCAGTCCACAGAAACGCTTAAAAATACAGAAAGTATAAGCATATAAAATAAAATTCTAGAATAAAATTCCAGACACTTTATTATCCAAAACAGTTGATTTATTTGCAAAAATGCTTAATATTATAAAGATGTGACATCTGATAAAGTCGGAAGGAGTGTACAGATGAGGTTATATGTTGCGAGACATGGAGAGACAGAATGGAATAGACTGAACAAGGTCTGTGGCAGGACGGACTCCCCTCTTACAGATACAGGACTCAGACAGGCACAGCTCCTTGCAGACAAGTTGGATGACTGCCCTATTGATGTGATAATAGCATCTCCGCTTTCGAGAGCGCAGAAGACGGCCCAGGCGGTTGCTCAGAGAAAACATTTGCAGGTCGTTACGGACGACAGGCTCATAGAGCAGGATTACGGTGTGTATGAGGGGGTTCCTAGAGATGATGAGGATTTCCTCAATAATAAGAGGATGTTTGCCTATAGATACCCAGGTGGAGAATCCATGATGGATATAGCCAGGAGGACGTACGATCTCATCATAGAGACGAAGAAGCGAGATCCGGATTCGTCGGTGCTGTTTGTATGCCACAATGGAATATGCCGCGTGATATGCAGTTATTTTAGGGATATGACCAACGAGGAGTATTTTGAATTTAGTCAGGACAATTGCGGATACAATGTATATGAGTTCTGATGGCAAGGAGTGTTAGGGATATGTTTGGATTGTTAATAGATTCATTTAAGGATGCATTGTTTGATACGGTCAAACTCATCCCGTTTCTGTTCATCACCTACGTGATCATGGAATGGCTTGAGAGAAAGACTGCGGGCAGACAGGCAAATGTGTTGAAGAAGGCAGAAAAACTTGGACCTTTGCTTGGCGGAGTGCTGGGTATAGTGCCACAGTGTGGATTTTCGCTCATGGCATCAAACCTGTACAGTGGGGGAGTAATAGGAGCAGGTGTGCTCATAGCAGTATTTATGTCAACATCGGATGAGATGCTCCCGATAATGCTCTCAAATGATGCCATAAGTGCCGGAACTATAGCAAAGATTCTTGTGACAAAGGCTGTTATAGCAGTTATAACGGGCTATATAGTGGGATTTGTGCTGGACAGGCTCAGAAAACCAGTGGAAGTGAAGAGGATAGAACACGGACACGGTCATGTACATCAGGATCAACATGGGCATATGCATGGCGAAGCTGCGGCAGAAAATACACAGTATCCCCAGAACATAGTTTACAACAATATAAAGGGTGAGAAAAACAATGGCGGACACGTGCATGATTACGTTCATGAGCACAGCCACGATCACGGACATTACGGAGAGAAAAATATACATGAGGTGTGTGAACAGGAACACTGTGACTGCGAGGGCGGCGTGCTGAGGTCGGCATTGGTACACACTGCAAAGATTGCGATATTCATATTCATTTTTACCCTGATAATAAATATAGTTATAGAGTTGGTTGGGGAGGATACCATAGCAAGGATATTCAATGATGTGCCAGTTCTTGGTGAGGCTTCGGCTGCTCTGGTGGGACTCATACCTAACTGTGCGGCTTCAGTGATCATAACAGAGCTTTATCTTCAGGGGATACTCAGTGCCGGAGCCATGATGTCCGGACTTCTCGTGAGTGCCGGGGTGGGACTTGTTGTTTTGTTCAGAATGAACAGACACAGACCAGCTGAGAATATTAGAATAGCAGCGGTGCTCTATGCAGCGGGACTTATGTGGGGACTTCTCATAAATGCGGCAGGAATAACATTTTAATAGTTTAGACAAGACAACAAAAAGGAGATTGTGAAAATACAATCTCCTTTTGCTTGTGTGTGCTATTTGATTCGTTTTTTACCGCAAACTGGACACACATCCTGACTTGTGGGCTGTCCGCATCCCCAGCATATCCATGTGTCACCTGTTTCGGTGGTGCCCTCTGAAGTCTTCTGAGTCGGTTTCATTTTGAAATTTTTGGAAACAATCTCGACATTACCGTTTTCATCAAGAGTGGTCTGCATATCGGTTAATGTGGCATCCTCAGCAGGTTTGCTTTTTTTCTTTTTCCCAAATCCAAATCCCATTTTATAACCCCTGTTTCTATAACATATATAGTTTATTTTAAAGCAATATGTACAAATAGGCAATAGGGATTTGGTAAGTTACACAATGTTTTGGTTGAAAATGTTCAATAAAATATGTGGCTACTGCCATGCACCGTCAAAGGTGATGACCTGGCCGTTCAGATAGTTTCCACAGCCGGCTATGCGGCATATGAACTCAGCGGCTTCCTGTGGCGTTGCCATGCGTCCTGCGGGGATCTCATCCTCCAGCATCTGACGTTCATCAGGCGAGAGATGACCGTTCATGGTCGTATCCACTGCGCCAAAGGCTATTGCATTGACCGCTATGCCACTTGGGGCGAGCTCTTTGCCGAGAGCTTTTGAAAATGAGTTTACAGCGCCTTTGGAGGCTGAGTAGGCAACCTCACAGGAAGCTCCGCAGCATCCCCACACAGATGAGACATTTATGATATGGCCTTTGTGAGCGCGTACCATATAAGGAACAACTCTGTTGCAGCTGTTAAACACTGAGTATATGTTGGATTTCATGGTTCTGTCAAAATCTTTGATGGTCATGTCGGTGAGAAGCCCTACGTAGGATATTCCGGCGTTGTTCACCAACAGAGCTATATCATCACCGAATGTGTCTGTGATGGTTCGTATAAAATTCTCCATGAAATCCATATCCCCGGCATCCCCGCTCATTGCCAGACAGTGACATCCCTTTGCATCAAGTTCTTTTTTGAGAGACATGAGCTCGTCTCTGTGTCTGAAAGAAGTGATCGCGATATTGTTATATGAGTCAGCAAGCTTTAAAGCAGTGGCCCTTCCGATTCCGGTAGAAGCTCCGATTATTATTGCAGTATCCAAAAAATGACACCTCCTTGCCATAAATGTGGAACAGGCACATGAAAAGTCGCTACGCGAGGTGCCTGCGTGCTTCACAAGGACTCTCCCGTAAGCGGGTCCTCCTCGTGAAAAGTGGAGCAGGCACATGAAAAGTCGCTGCGCGAGGTGCCTGCGTGCTTCACAAGGACTCTCCCACAGAGTGGGTCCTCCTCGTGAAAATTATTATATCATGTGAATTACATGTTGAAAATAAAAAAGCACTTTGGTATACTCTAGTTGTTTTTGTTGATAAACTGATGAGACTTAAATTGGATTTAAAGATACTGATCAAATATTGAAATGCATAAAGAATATGGAGGCTGTATAATGGGTAAGAAAGTTATGAAATTGTTTTTAGATACCATGCTCAGAGCTGCGGTTATAATACTAGCGGTTGCGATAGTGGTAATGCTGGTGCTCCTCGCAAAGACGATGAGCAAGAGTAAGAAGAACGACACTACAAGCAAGAAAGAGGTGTCAAGTATAGTTACAGAGGAGAATGATCCATCGGATCCTACATTTGGAGGAGACGGAGATGCTGCCGAAACAACAGATGCTTCGTCAGACGGCGAGGATTCGCAGGATCCTTCAGAGGATACAAGCTCATCAAGCGCAAAGAACGCAAAAATGGTAGTACTCAACGCATCAGGAGTATCAGGAGTTGCAGCTACATGGCAGACAACACTCACAGCTGATGGATACACATCGGTGGATATAGGAACATATCAGGGAGATACACAGTCTTCCACGACGGTATATACATCTGATTCATACGATGTAAGTTCACTTACAGCGATTCTCGGATCTGCTTCCACAAGTGCCAGAACTGACATAGACGATTCTATGGCAGATGTAGATATAAGTGATGCGGATATTGTTGTTGTCATCGGTGTTGACAACGCAGCAAATAACTAGAATATTATGAAGTCCTTTGTACTGATGGTAGTTCATCGGTACGAAGGATTTTTTTGACGGTAGTAAAAATACTGCATATTTTGAAATGGTAAAAATCAAATTGAAATCAACGCAGGATAAAAAAGTCGTAATTAAGACAAAATAACAAAAATTTGAAGCAGCAGTAAAAGAGAAACAATTTTTGTCAAGTATATATATGGTTAAATTGAATAGGCAAAAGTTATAAAATATACTGAAAACCTTACTAAAAAACGGTGAAAATAGTGAGCTATTGGTGAAGGTTTCACAAAAAACAAAGTGCAAAGCCTATCAAAAAGCCTAGAAAATCGTCAAAATGTTGTAAAAAATGCGAACGTATACATTTTAGACAAAAGTTCAAAAAATTTTTTGAGCAATAATCACATAGAATGAAAAATGTGGATGATGTAGAATAACAATAGTTTTTAGGGTGAACAAAAACAAGATTATATACACTACGGAGGTAATTTCAAAT
This sequence is a window from Coprococcus eutactus. Protein-coding genes within it:
- a CDS encoding histidine phosphatase family protein; translated protein: MRLYVARHGETEWNRLNKVCGRTDSPLTDTGLRQAQLLADKLDDCPIDVIIASPLSRAQKTAQAVAQRKHLQVVTDDRLIEQDYGVYEGVPRDDEDFLNNKRMFAYRYPGGESMMDIARRTYDLIIETKKRDPDSSVLFVCHNGICRVICSYFRDMTNEEYFEFSQDNCGYNVYEF
- a CDS encoding putative manganese transporter, with product MFGLLIDSFKDALFDTVKLIPFLFITYVIMEWLERKTAGRQANVLKKAEKLGPLLGGVLGIVPQCGFSLMASNLYSGGVIGAGVLIAVFMSTSDEMLPIMLSNDAISAGTIAKILVTKAVIAVITGYIVGFVLDRLRKPVEVKRIEHGHGHVHQDQHGHMHGEAAAENTQYPQNIVYNNIKGEKNNGGHVHDYVHEHSHDHGHYGEKNIHEVCEQEHCDCEGGVLRSALVHTAKIAIFIFIFTLIINIVIELVGEDTIARIFNDVPVLGEASAALVGLIPNCAASVIITELYLQGILSAGAMMSGLLVSAGVGLVVLFRMNRHRPAENIRIAAVLYAAGLMWGLLINAAGITF
- a CDS encoding SDR family NAD(P)-dependent oxidoreductase; this encodes MDTAIIIGASTGIGRATALKLADSYNNIAITSFRHRDELMSLKKELDAKGCHCLAMSGDAGDMDFMENFIRTITDTFGDDIALLVNNAGISYVGLLTDMTIKDFDRTMKSNIYSVFNSCNRVVPYMVRAHKGHIINVSSVWGCCGASCEVAYSASKGAVNSFSKALGKELAPSGIAVNAIAFGAVDTTMNGHLSPDERQMLEDEIPAGRMATPQEAAEFICRIAGCGNYLNGQVITFDGAWQ
- a CDS encoding LytR C-terminal domain-containing protein, which produces MGKKVMKLFLDTMLRAAVIILAVAIVVMLVLLAKTMSKSKKNDTTSKKEVSSIVTEENDPSDPTFGGDGDAAETTDASSDGEDSQDPSEDTSSSSAKNAKMVVLNASGVSGVAATWQTTLTADGYTSVDIGTYQGDTQSSTTVYTSDSYDVSSLTAILGSASTSARTDIDDSMADVDISDADIVVVIGVDNAANN